One Symphalangus syndactylus isolate Jambi chromosome 9, NHGRI_mSymSyn1-v2.1_pri, whole genome shotgun sequence DNA segment encodes these proteins:
- the EAPP gene encoding E2F-associated phosphoprotein isoform X2 encodes MNRLPDDYDPYAVEEPSDEEPALSSSEDEVDVLLHGTPDQKRKLIRECLTGESESSSEDEFEKEMEAELNSTMKTMEDKLSSLGTGSSSGNGKVATAPTRYYDDIYFDSDSEDEDRAVTMVWDHGGHVNNSLFQIVMLS; translated from the exons ATGAACCGGCTGCCGGATGACTACGACCCCTACGCGGTTGAAGAGCCTAGCGACGAGGAGCCGGCTTTGAGCAG CTCTGAGGATGAAGTGGATGTGCTTTTACATGGAACTCCTGACCAAAAACGAAAACTCATCAGAGAATGTCTTACTGGAGAAAGTGAATCATCTAGTGAAGATGAATTTGAAAAGGAGATGGAAGCTGAATTAAATTCTACCATGAAAACAATGGAGGACAAGTTATCCTCTCTGGGAACTG GATCTTCCTCAGGAAATGGAAAAGTTGCAACAGCTCCGACGAGGTATTACGATGATATATATTTTGATTCTGATTCTGAGGATGAAGACAGAGCAG TTACCATGGTTTGGGACCACGGAGGTCACGTCAACAACAGCCTGTTCCAAATAGTGATGCTGTCTTGA